One part of the Ruegeria sp. AD91A genome encodes these proteins:
- a CDS encoding amino acid ABC transporter ATP-binding protein, with amino-acid sequence MIEIRDLHKYFGALHVLKGIDLDVQKGEVLSVIGASGSGKSTLLYCINGLELIQQGSVRVDGTDVHAKGTDINKLRTKLGMVFQQWNSFPHLTALENVALAPKIVKRLSKQEARDVAAKQLTHVGLGEKLNAYPSALSGGQQQRLAIARALAMEPEYMLFDEATSALDPELVGEVLDTMRLLAEEGMTMICVTHEMGFARDVSDRVAYFHRGVMEEIGPPGQVFGDAQSENTRKFLANVR; translated from the coding sequence ATGATCGAAATTCGCGACCTGCACAAGTATTTCGGCGCGCTGCATGTGCTGAAAGGTATCGATCTGGATGTGCAGAAAGGTGAGGTCCTGTCGGTGATCGGCGCGTCGGGTTCCGGCAAATCGACCCTTCTCTATTGCATCAACGGGCTGGAACTGATCCAGCAAGGCTCGGTCAGGGTCGATGGCACCGATGTTCATGCGAAGGGCACCGACATCAACAAGCTGCGCACAAAGCTGGGGATGGTATTTCAGCAATGGAACAGCTTTCCCCACCTGACAGCGCTGGAAAACGTCGCGCTCGCCCCCAAAATCGTCAAAAGATTGTCAAAGCAAGAGGCCCGTGATGTCGCGGCCAAACAACTGACCCACGTCGGCTTGGGCGAAAAGCTCAACGCCTACCCCTCGGCCCTGTCCGGCGGCCAGCAACAGCGTCTGGCCATCGCCCGCGCGCTGGCGATGGAACCGGAATACATGCTGTTTGATGAGGCGACGTCGGCGCTGGATCCCGAACTGGTGGGCGAGGTTCTCGACACGATGCGCCTTTTGGCCGAAGAAGGGATGACCATGATCTGTGTCACGCACGAGATGGGTTTCGCACGCGATGTATCGGACCGGGTTGCTTATTTCCATCGGGGTGTGATGGAAGAGATTGGCCCACCCGGGCAAGTATTCGGTGATGCGCAATCCGAAAACACCCGTAAGTTCCTGGCCAATGTGCGCTAA
- a CDS encoding amino acid ABC transporter permease translates to MQPTVSFFSSFNINDLWFLAEAALRTLWISVLSITIGTFLGVVCGWILYEGKLAATLTVAPFLDIFRSVPLIIQLVLFYNFAPIVGLNLDPFASGVVILSIYTAALVANVARGGIEAVGAPMRRAARSLGMTYWQDLRYVVFPIGGRAVFPAWVGVALGVMKDSALVSVLGYVELLKASQILITRTQEPFLILTIAGAFYFALSYPISRYSASLEKRWAQ, encoded by the coding sequence ATGCAACCCACTGTCAGCTTTTTCAGCAGCTTCAACATCAATGATCTGTGGTTTCTGGCCGAAGCCGCCCTGCGGACACTCTGGATTTCAGTTCTGTCAATAACCATCGGAACGTTTCTTGGAGTGGTGTGCGGGTGGATCCTTTACGAAGGCAAACTGGCAGCCACCCTGACAGTGGCCCCGTTTCTGGACATTTTTCGTTCGGTGCCGTTGATCATCCAACTGGTGCTGTTCTACAACTTTGCGCCCATTGTCGGGCTTAACCTAGACCCGTTTGCCTCGGGCGTGGTGATCCTGTCGATCTACACTGCGGCTTTGGTTGCGAATGTCGCGCGCGGCGGGATCGAGGCCGTCGGCGCGCCGATGCGCCGTGCCGCGCGCAGTCTGGGCATGACCTATTGGCAGGACTTGCGCTATGTCGTCTTCCCTATCGGCGGACGCGCAGTGTTCCCGGCATGGGTCGGTGTTGCACTGGGTGTGATGAAGGACAGCGCATTGGTGTCGGTATTGGGCTACGTCGAATTGCTCAAGGCTAGCCAGATCCTGATCACCCGAACGCAGGAACCCTTCTTGATCCTGACAATCGCGGGCGCGTTCTACTTCGCGCTCAGCTATCCAATTTCGCGCTATTCCGCGTCTCTTGAAAAAAGGTGGGCCCAATGA